DNA sequence from the Vidua chalybeata isolate OUT-0048 chromosome 36, bVidCha1 merged haplotype, whole genome shotgun sequence genome:
CAGGCCTCGGCTGTACTAAAGACGTTGTGACTGTCACCCTCTGTCACCCCTGTGGGCTGTCACGGGTGGAGGTGTGGCCAGATCTGCCCcgccccccaaaacctccccaggtgccccaaaatctgccccacCCCCACAGTGGTCCCCACCCTCCAATTCTGGCGTTGCCCCTTTAAGAGACCCCCCCCAAAGGGGCGGGGCTTGTTCCTAAGCAGCTTCACTGTCACCATGGCAACGGGGGGGTGTGATGTCACCATGGGAACCGTGTGGCACTGCTGGCCACGCCCCCCACCCCGAGGCCACGCCCTTCCACTGCCACACCCACACCATGGTCAGCTCTGTGGGTGTGGCCAAACCACGCCCCTTCCTAATGACCACGCCCCCGTTCATGCCTGCCCGTGCTAATTGCCAATAGGACACGCCCCCGGAGCCACACCCACTCCAGACCACACCTCCCCTGGCTCTCACAAACCACGCCCCACGACCACACCCATAGAACCACACCCCTTTACAACGCAGCCACGCCCACCTACGAGGCCCCTCCCCTGCTCCAAACCGCGCCTTTTACTATCAGACCACGCCCCGTGTGGCCACGCCCCCGCCAAGCCCCGCCCCCGCAGCCGGCGCGGTCGCagccggggcggccccgcggggaCCCGGGTTCGAGtccgggccgggccgggggtcggggccgggggtcccggcgggggtcccggggccgggccggggtctgcggccccggcggggcggggggcgatggcggggcgggcggcggcgctgctCGTGGCCGTGCTGggcgcgggggccgcggggctgagcctggagccgGTGGTGTGGCACACCGGGAACCGGCGGTGAgcgcggggggctcgggggcggggggcaccgggggggtcgaggggtttggggggcaccggggggggattggggggcaCCGGGGCTCTGAGGGGACTGGGGGGTCTGGGCGGGTTTTTGGGATATTGGGGGTTCTGAGGGGAttggggggcaccgggggggattggggggcaccggggctctgaggggatttgggattttggggggtcgGGGGGGGATCAGGGGAGGTCGGGGGGTGTTGATGGACATGGGGGGCGTGGGGAGGATTGGGGGGGTCTTGGGGGCCTGAAAAAGtcgggggagggggggagggggagtCTTGAGAGactggggggtcccgggggtccgcgggggggggtctgggggtggtGGGAagatttgggggggtctgggggactcgggagggactggggggaccTTGGGGGTGTTGTCACCCCCTCCGGGTGTCCCAAGAGATGgagatggggacatggggggtgacactgtgtgtgtgacaccgCGGGAAGGGGGTGACACTGTGCGTGTGATACCAGCGGGGGGTGACAGTGTGCGTGTGACACCGGTGGGGGGTGACAGTGTGCGTGTGACACCGGCCAGGGGGTgacagtgtgtgtgtgacactggtAGAGggtgacactgtgtgtgtgacaccgGGGGGGGGTgacagtgtgtgtgtgacactggtAGAGGGTgacagtgtgtgtgtgacaccgTGAGTGACACCTGATGCTGTAGCTGTGTGTGACGCCGTGTGACACCATGAGTGTGGCACTGTGACTGGGTGACACTGACTGTGACACCGTGACTGTGACACCGTGACTGTGACACCGTGACTGTGACACTCTGACTGTGTGGCACCGTGGGACACTGAGTGTGACACCGTGACTGTGACACCGTGACTGTGACACTCTGACTGTGTGGCACCGTGGGACACTGAGTGTGACACCATGACTGTGACACCGTGACTGTGACACCGTGTGACACTGTGACTGTGTGACACTGAGTGTGGCACCGTGACTGTGACACCGTGACTGTGACACCGTGACTGTGACACCGTGTGACACTGTGACTGTGTGACACTGAGTGTGACACCATGACTGTGACACCGTGACTGTGACGCTGTGACTGCGTGGCACCGTGTGACACTGAGTGTGACGCCGTGACTGCGTGGCACCGTGTGACACCCTGAGCGTGACAGCGTGAGTGACACTGTCACAGCGTGTGTGACACCGTGGCTGTCGCCCTGGACACGTCTGTGTGACATGGTGTGACACGGGCAACGTGACAAGGACGATGCGCGGCAGCGCGGGTGTCACCGCGCCTGTCACGCGCTGAGCAGGTGTCACAGGGGGGTGACACCGGGTGACACCGGGTGTGTGGCACGGTGGCGGCCCCCCGCTGTCACCCCCCTCGggcgcccccagccccgggtgccccctgctgtgtcccctcccccccccggccccccgcggagcgggtgggggaggggcggcggcggcgtTGCCACGGTGACAACAACGGCTGCCCAACCCCCCCCCGGCGCTGCGGGGGCCCTGGCGGGGCTGTCACCGTGTCCCCACGCCCGGCGGTGTCACCCTGCTCTGGTGTCGCACGGTGTCACCCCCACGGTGTCACCGTCACGGCGGCAGTGTCACACCTGTCAccgtgtcacacacacacagtgtcaccgtgtcacacacacacagtgtcaccGCCACAGTGTCACCCTGACCGTGAttgtgtcacacacacacacagtgtcacagtgtcacacacacacagtgtcaccgtgtcacacacacacagtgtcaccCCCATAGTGTCACCCTGACCGTGAttgtgtcacacacacacagtgtcacagtgtcacacacactATGTCACACAATGTCACAGTGTCACCGTGTCACACACACACGGTGTCACCGTGTCACACACACACGGTGTCACCGCCACAGTGTCACCCTGACCGTGATTGTGTCACACAcgcacagtgtcacagtgtcacacacacacagtgtcaccCCCATAGTGTCACCCTGACCGTGATTGTGTCACACACgcacagtgtcacacacacagtgtcacagtgtcacacacacaatGTCACACAATGTCACAGTGTCAGacacacagtgtcacagtgtcacagtgtcacacacagtgtcacacacacagtgtcacagtgtcacacacagtgtcacacacagtgtcacacacagtgtcacacacacacagtgtcacacacacagtgtcacacacacacagtgtcacacatacacagtgtcacacacacacagtgtcacacacacacagtgtcacacatacacagtgtcacacacagtgtcacacacacacagtgtcacacagtgtcacacacacagtgtcacacacagtgtcacacacacacagtgtcacacacagtgtcacacacacagtgtcacagtgtcagtgtcacacacagtgtcacacacacagtgtcacacacagtgtcacagtgtcacacacagtgtcacacacagtgtcacacacacacagtgtcacacacagtgtcacacacacagtgtcacagtgtcagtgtcacacacagtgtcacacacacagtgtcacacacagtgtcacagtgtcacagtgtccccGCAGGTTCCTGGACGCCGGTGGCTACGTGCTGTAcctgcagtgtcacacacacagtgtcacacacacggtgtcacagtgtcacacacagtgtcacagtgtcacacacacacagtgtcacagtgtcacacacacagtgtcacacacagtgtcacacacagtgtcacacacagtgtcacagtgtcacacacagtgtcacacacagtgtcacacacagtgtcacactgtCCCCGCAGGTTCCTGGACGCCGGTGGCTACGTGCTGTacctgcagtgtcacagtgtcacacacagtgtcacacacaatgtcacagtgtcacacacagtgtcacactgtCCCCGCAGGTTCCTGGACGCCGGTGGCTACGTGCTGTACCCGCAGATCGGCGACCGCCTGGACCTGGTGtgcccgggcggggcgggctACGAGTACTACAAGCTGTACCTGGTGGGCGGGGCGCAGGCGCGGCGCTGCCAGGTGCCCCCCGCGCCCaccctgctgctcacctgcGACCGCCCCCAGCGCGACGTGCGCTTCACCATCAAGTTCCAGGAGTTCAGCCCCAACCTCTGGGGACACGAGTTCCGCCGCCAGCACGACTATTACATCATCAGTGAGCCGTGACGTCATCGGGGGGGGGCGGCGGTGTCATCGGAGGGGGTGGTGATGTCATCGGAGGGGTGGTGATGTCATCACGGAAGGGGTGGTGACGTCATcggggaagggatggaggggagggggctgttGGGGGAGGGGTTGGGGTTGTGTTCAGGGTGTGCTGGTGATGTCATCGGGGTGGTGATGTCATAGCGAGGGGCGGTGATGTCATCAGGGTGGTGATGTCatcggggaggggggggtgagagcgtggggagggggaagggggagggggggtgtTTTAGGGGAGTGACGTCACCGTTGTGTCATCGCGGGGGCTCTGGTGACGTCAGCAAGGTGGTGATGTCGTTGCGAGGGGTGGTGACGTCATTGCAAGAGCCGCTGATGTCATCAGGGAGGGGATGAAGGGGCGGGGGCAGcagcgggggggggggtttggggagggtcTCGGGGCTCTTTCATCAACAGGGAGGTCCCTGTGACGTCACCAGGGTGGTGACGTCACCAGGGCGGTGACGTCATCATAAGCACAAGTGTTGTCATCAGGGGCGGGGTGACGTCACCAGAGGGGAGTGACGTCAAGGGCGCGATGCCATGGGGGAGGTGACAGCGGTCGGGCAGTACCGATGTCATTGTGACGTCACCGATGCGCGATGCCGTGACGTCACGGGGGTTGGCGATGACGTCACAGGGCGTGACGTCACCAGAACGGACGGCGACATCAAGGGaaggggggggtggggtggggaggggtgaCCAGGCTGTGACGTCACGATGGGGGGGGGTGTGGTTTATAACGCGTGAGATGACGTCGCCGATGACGTCactgtgccccccccccccccccgcagccACCTCGGACGGGACCCCCGAGGGGCTGGAGAACCGCCAGGGCGGGGCCTGCCTGACGCGGGCCATGAGGGTCACCCTGCGCGTGGGGCAGCGTGAGTcacccgcccctcccccaccccgcccctcccccaccctccccctccccccctctcaccctcccctccccccccccccccccccccccctccccacaggcCCAGGGGCTGAGCCGCCGCCGGACCCGGACGGGACAGGTAAAggtgtgggggggggaggggcagggggaggggcTTCGCCCACCTGAGGCCCCGCCCCTGACTCCTCCCCGCCCCCCACCCCAGGTTCAGCCAATCAGACGAGCCCACCCGGGCCGGGCCCTCCCCCCGCGCGGGGGGGGGCGGTGCtggggggcgcggggggaggggcggcgcTGCTGGCGTTGtttggggcggggggggcgcTGTGGTGGCGGCGCCGCCCCCGGAGACCCCCAAAAACCCCGCGGGGGGGCGGGGTGGCGGGGCCAGCGCGGCCACGCCCCCacgggcccggccccgcccacCCCCTGCGCGAgctgcccctcccccccgccgcccctccccccgcctACTACAAGGTatgaggggtgggggaggggcgggacCCCCAAAAGAGGGGAGGACCCCTCCCAAAAATGGAAGGACACGCCCCGCCCTGAAGCTCCGCCCCCTCGGGGCAAAGAGGAATGAAGGCCCCAAAAAGGGAAGAATTTGCCCCAAAAAGAACCCCCAGGTGTGGGGGTGGGGCTTAACCGGGAGGCGTGGCCTGAATGGGGCGGAGTCACCAAAGGGGTGTGGCCTATCCGCATATTGTACTGCCTAGGGGCGTGGTCAACCAAATATAGGCGTGGTAGCCATAAATGGGTGTGGCTTTACGTGGGGGAGGCGGAGCTTGAGCGGCTTTGAGGCGTCACCCCCAGAAAACGGGCGGGGCTTGCTCGTGCCAGCCTCCCATTGGTCACGATGAAACCCCGCCCACACAAACGGGTGGGATCTCTTAGGCCACACCTCCATGGCAAAGGGGGCGGGGCTTTTCCCTCACAGCGACATGGCCGCCGCCGGAGCGGATGAACCGGAAGTGACGTCACCGCGACAGAGAGGCGCGGCTTCCTGTGTGATGTCGTGAGGGGGGCGGGGCCCGACCGCGCGCCCGCTGCTGATTAGACAGTTTTGTGCAACTGGCTCCGCCCCTTCCTGTCAATCCAGTGGCGTGGGCGGGGCTTGGGGAGGTTTTTGTCGCCCCCTGGTGGTGGCGGACGGGCTGGAGGGGGCGGGGTCAGCTGTGGGGGCGTGGCCCACCTGGcaggtgtcacctgtgtcaccctcAAGGCCCCAAATCTTCATTATTTCCCCCTAAAACCCGGAATTTCCCCTGTCCAGCCTCGTGGTTTTGGGGCCAAATCCCTCGTTTTTTGCCAATTTTTGCCAAAGCCCCGTCTTCCACACAAATCCTCACTTTTAGGGtcccaaatccttttttttggtgagaAAAAGGATCAGTTTTAGTgtcaaaaccttttcttttaacGATTTAAACCTTCATTTTTAAGCTCTAATCCCTCATTTTATGCGcaaaacataaatttaaaatttaaagccTCGTTTTGTACATAAATCCCCAATTCCTGCACCTGAAACATCTTTAAATGTCcaagtttcatttttacatttaaaagattttttttttttggctccaattcccattttttttaaggtaaaaactgtattttttgtgTTCAAAACCTCACTTTGGGCTCCAAACCTACATTTCTAGGgccaaaattattaatttaaagttCAAAGTTTCATTTTCCCTCGTTTTGGAGGCCAAAACCCAATTTATATGAGAAAAACCTCCAGTTTCAGGGTTCAAACCCCTCTTTTGGgcacaaaaaaatctcatttttggggtcccaaacattatttttaaggCCAAAAGCCTCATTTTAAAGTGTAAATTCTTCATTTATAGGAtccaaaattccacttttggGTGCAAACACTCAATTTTAGGGCAGAAATCCAAAGTTTTGGAGTTCAAACACAAGGTTTAGGGCAAAACGCTTCATTTTTAGGATTCTTAGGAGGGTTTAAAGTTATTTTTGGGTACAAAAAGTCCAATTTTCATTGTCTCAAACCCCATTTTTTGTGCCAAATTCTCTTTTCAGGGTCTAACCCCTCATTATTGGGGCCAAATTCTCAAGTTTAGGGTCCAATCCCTCTCTTAAGAGTTAAAAACTTCAATTTTTAGACCCAATTTTAAGGACAAACCCCTCGTTTCTGACCCAAAAGCTTATTTTTGGGGTGCAAATCCTCATTCCTGCTTTCTGGGGAGTAGAAAAACTCATTTTTAGAGCCTAATCACTcatttttaggaggaaaaacCTTTTTTGGCACCAAATACTTCTTTTTTGGGACCCCACCCCCTCTTTGAGGGGACAAAACGATTAATTTTAAGGCCAAACTCCCTGCTTTTGGAACAAAAATCTcgtttttggggtcccaaaTCCCATTTATAGGCTGAAAAACTTTGTATTTAGGACGACATCCCCCAATTTTAAGTCCAAAATCTTCAATTTTGGGcccaaattctgattttatagAGCGCTCTGCCCTCTCCAAGCCTaatttttgggtcattttcaTCCATTTTTGGGTCCAAATTCCCCTTTCCAAggcctccccctccccctcccctcagctccctctgttGCCATGGCAACGAGCCAGGCGCGCCCTGCCGTGACGTCACGGCGGCGCCGACCAATCAGAGCGCGGCTCGGCCGTTGTTGCTGGGGGAGGGTCACGTGAGGGGGGGGGCCGCGCGTGGGGGGTCACGTGACCTCGTGAATCTTCCCCCCCCCCGGGGAGGGTCCTCGTGCAAGGGGTCACGTGACCCCCCGtgcaaatcccaaatttccccgtgcaaatcccaaattcccccgtttaaaccccaaattccctgtccaaaccccaaatcttcccatttaaaccccaaatttccccacagaaatcccagatttccccgtttaaaccccaaattccctttccaaaccccaaattcccttttcaaatcccaaatttccccgtttaaatcccaaatttccctgtttataccccaaattccctctccaAACCCCACATTTCCCCGTGCAAGTCCCAAATTCCCTCGTCcacatcccaaattccctgtcccaatcccaaatttccccgtttaaatcccaaatttccctaTTTATACCCCAAATTCCCtttcc
Encoded proteins:
- the EFNB3 gene encoding ephrin-B3, giving the protein MAGRAAALLVAVLGAGAAGLSLEPVVWHTGNRRFLDAGGYVLYPQIGDRLDLVCPGGAGYEYYKLYLVGGAQARRCQVPPAPTLLLTCDRPQRDVRFTIKFQEFSPNLWGHEFRRQHDYYIITTSDGTPEGLENRQGGACLTRAMRVTLRVGQRPGAEPPPDPDGTGSANQTSPPGPGPPPARGGAVLGGAGGGAALLALFGAGGALWWRRRPRRPPKTPRGGGVAGPARPRPHGPGPAHPLRELPLPPAAPPPAYYKV